The following are encoded together in the Rhizoctonia solani chromosome 10, complete sequence genome:
- a CDS encoding S1/P1 nuclease produces the protein MHVLTSAALVPTKVEINIDMRSLLAGAATIASLATPALSWGAAGHEITATIAQMHLLPSAQDEICKILPANFNCRLSGIAAWADKIRGLPQFRWTSGCTMSIQAMIGHPRNAPLAVRMENGSEHSERSGQCHQGCRNAPRRDYALRFLVHFMGDIHMPLHLTGRDKGGNEGKAFQLARPALELTLSHLDRVRYDGRITNLHSLWDGRLIAQRIRTLPNYTIPLPTHPTPSFPPEAIERNRQIESVLHGAIYDPYVRWIVLEGIYGWWTDELEEWTTCPQFDLTSKKPVIPVNPTSFGGLVEPEEERKFVIRGSRRGQTVLAPKEHAFGLPFEDPSDVPVCPYHWSAPIHKLNCDFIWPANLTSPHDPKHPGPTPAKDLIELDTPEYAGRIRKDKVIEKLMALGGLRLAGVLNELLGSEEELKKYGARPFLV, from the exons ATGCACGTTCTCACGTCC GCTGCATTGGTCCCGACAAAGGTTGAAATCAACATCGACATGCGATCGCTATTAGCTGGTGCTGCGACTATTGCCTCACTCGCCACTCCGGCGTTGAGTTGGGGAGCTGCTG GACACGAGATCACCGCGACTATTGCGCAAATGCATCTTCTCCCATCCGCACAAGACGAGATATGCAAGATTCTACCCGCCAACTTCAACTGTCGATTATCTGGTATTGCCGCCTGGGCTGACAAGATAAGGGGGTTGCCCCAGTTCAG GTGGACTTCGGGCTGCACTATGTCAATCCAAGCGATGATTGGCCACCCCAGAAATGCACCTTTGGCGGTCAGGATGGAAAACGGATCAGAACATTCTGAACGGTCTGGTCAATGTCACCAGGGGTGTCGAAACGCTCCAAGG CGTGACTATGCCCTCCGGTTCCTCGTCCACTTCATGGGCGATATCCATATGCCATTGCACCTTACCGGGCGTGATAAAGGAGGCAACGAAGGCAAGGCGTTCCAACTAGCGAGACCAGCACTTGAGCTAACTTTATCCCATTTAGACCGAGTTCGTTATGACGGACGTATTACGA ATTTACACTCTCTATGGGACGGCCGTCTTATTGCGCAGAGAATTCGTACTTTGCCGAATTATACCATCCCACTTCCTACTCATCCCACACCATCTTTCCCTCCCGAGGCGATTGAGCGAAACCGTCAAATCGAGTCGGTTCTACATGGCGCCATCTATGACCCCTATGTTCGCTGGATTGTGCTAGAAGGTATCTACGGCTGGTGGACAGATGAGCTTGAGGAGTGGACTACATGCCCTCAATTCGACTTGACTTCCAAGAAACCGGTCATCCCAGTAAATCCTACATCATTCGGTGGTTTGGTCGAACCAGAAGAGGAGAGGAAATTTGTTATTCGAGGCTCTCGCCGAGGCCAAACCGTCTTGGCCCCCAAAGAACACGCTTTTGGCCTTCCATTCGAGGATCCGAGCGACGTTCCGGTCTGCCCTTATCACTGGTCCGCCCCTATTCACAAGCTGAACTGTGATTTTATCTGGCCGGCGAATCTAACTAGCCCCCACGACCCCAAGCACCCTGGGCCTACTCCAGCCAAG GACCTTATCGAGCTGGATACCCCTGAGTATGCTGGACGAATCCGCAAAGACAAGGTTATTGAGAAGCTGATGGCTCTCGGTGGGCTCCGCCTAGCTGGTGTGTTAAACGAGCTTTTGGGAAGCGAGGAGGAATTGAAGAAATATGGCGCTCGTCCCTTCCTCGTCTAA
- a CDS encoding carbohydrate esterase family 10 protein: protein MYLGAPVLFIGLFLSFANGRSLSVKLPDATYSGYHNSTSGLDVWLGVRYAAPPVGELRWRAAQSISEGNGVINSTTMPVQCIQSQAAWNATNMSEDCLYLNVYSPPNAKKLPVLVWIHGGSWDHNGAYQFDPTPLINLSGNKFVAVILQYRLGAFGFLSGSESIAQSNGLNVAITDARFALQFVQSNIDKFGGSKDDVTIWGQSSGGGTVLELLVQEGRLQKSTGSKYQALFKAAIMSSPWFPPLGKCSNTYFKEQFRNFTLGAGCTPNSTDASALSCLRTAPSSALRQLNYQMNKAQKGHVNYWTACLEDDSSKDGRRDYVLAGSNSADGSAPSNLSTPTLFESFLTTNWPLTAEQVTKVASLYPESTFPDSHARGVSVYQDAVFACSSTWATAAFTKRKGSWRYLFGILRRSLFKLSLGGLFMVTTRTVVAAVHAQDNAYEFPIWYNFRSPVSPNVFSAFGGSITNFTVGRNPNSKALNNTWLQAGSGSQIVFNMTSPANVSETYDTEFYAPPSGTKEYVLNAPSSP, encoded by the exons ATGTACCTGGGGGCCCCAGTCTTATTCATTGGTCTATTCCTCTCTTTCGCGAATGGCCGCTCGCTGTCCGTCAAGCTTCCTGATGCGACTTACTCAGGCTATCACAACTCCACTTCAGGCTTGGATGTTTGGCTGGGGGTCAGGTATGCTGCTCCTCCGGTGGGAGAGTTGAGATGGAGAGCCGCACAGTCCATATCGGAAGGAAATGGGGTTATAAATTCCACGACAATGCCTGTTCAGTGCATTCAGTCTCAG GCGGCCTGGAATGCTACCAACATGAGCGAGGATTGCCTGTACCTGAATGTTTACTCACCCCCCAATGCTAAAAAACTCCCTGTTCTTGTTTGG ATACACGGCGGAAG TTGGGATCATAATGGT GCATATCAATTTGATCCAACCCCTTTAATCAATCTTTCTGGGAACAAATTTGTGGCAGTTATCCTTCAATACAGG CTCGGGGCTTTTGGTTTCCTATCCGGTTCAGAGAGTATTGCCCAATCTAATGGTCTCAATGTAGCCATAACcg ATGCTCGCTTCGCGCTTCAATTTGTTCAATCAAACATAGATAAATTCGGTGGCTCGAAGGACGATGTAACTATTTGGGGACAGAGT TCAGGAGGAGGCACGGTCCTCGAACTTCTGGTACAAGAGGGTCGACTGCAGAAGTCTACTGGATCAAAATATCAAGCCCTTTTCAAGGCTGCAATCATGAGCTCTCCTTGGTTCCCACCACTTGGGAAATGCAGCAACACTTATTTCAAG GAGCAATTCAGAAATTTTACTTTGGGGGCCGGTTGCACTCCAAATTCGACAGATGCTAGTGCGCTATCATGTTTAAGAACAGCGCCGAGTAGCGCACTTCGACAATTGAATTACCAAATGAACAAAGCTCAAAAAGGACATGTCAACTACTGGACAGCATGCTTAGAAGACGATTCCTCCAAGGATGG TCGCAGG GATTATGTTTTGGCTGGCAGTAATTCTGCAGACGGATCTGCGCCTTCCAATCTGTCCACCCCGACGCTTTTTGAGAGTTTCTTGACGACAAACTGGCCGCTCACAGCCGAGCAGGTCACAAAGGTTGCTAGCCTTTATCCAGAAA GTACATTTCCGGACAGCCATGCCAGGGGTGTTTCCGTATACCAAGATGCGGTATTCGCTTGCAGTTCGACCTGGGCCACTGCAGCCTTTACAAAAAGGAAAGGAAGTTGGAGGTATTTGTTTGGGATATTGCGTAGGTCACTGTTCAAATTGTCTCTTGGAGGATTATTCATGGTAACCACCCGCACTGTCGTAGCGGCCGTCCATGCTCAAGATAACGCATATGAATTCCCGATTTGGTATAACTTCCGCTCCCCAGTTTCACCGAACGTATTTTCCGCGTTTGGTGGTTCTATAACCAACTTCACGGTCGGGCGAAATCCTAATTCCAAAGCCCTCAACAATACTTGGCTGCAAGCAGGGAGCGGGAGTCAAATTGTCTTCAATATGACCTCTCCGGCCAATGTCAGTGAGACCTACGACACTGAGTTTTACGCTCCGCCGAGTGGCACGAAAGAGTACGTGCTCAATGCGCCTTCTTCTCCATAG
- a CDS encoding alpha/beta hydrolase family protein: MAGYTEEWMSTEDSMNLYTRRYLPSGEGAPRGKWGVSGTKAAILFVHGFIEHVGRYEHVFPRYSSAGIAILSYDQRGFGRSALDPANRSPSAKYGKTSWAEQHSDIQHMLGVLREGVSNEIPIFLVGHSMGGGLVLSFPTRPPTAPFIPKSETVLGLSGVIATSPLIRQTHPAPAWQVGAGGLVSKLPFGSGINVPAEVKPEDLSRDPAVGAAYKKDPYVKFMGTTKGIYDMINGGKELAEHDVTNWPIDLPLLVVHGTDDKLCSCPAAERFVKEAPAKDKLFVPFEGGYHELQNEIDGIQDKLFQTISSWIDAHLAKAAKFHNTCHSQYFGLPGFRSNMSDSTLGSLVATVAIVVLPLVLRTVITRIARLRHQASHSGQGSVQQKSFRKTSAIMRLTVGLYCLLAVGMWYTSQPDLFTRLRLPVTATGDQIRSALITQRPLEFIPLDLQRAYQQGTQNGLNIRKGIRTSHPLFTPELDRTLQRIETFDIRLIYGRLGHSVVASCEWCTTRDDYLLFSAAGLSLGYIALLSIVGVITEAPERRKARTYAVAAVAFAAGLDIFFTGLTKGSLRKGDRVQHVSTAQQSTIKNTRYAGLVREASLDSWANVTSRKVDAALEDEDFQHTLDRIRPPPPDADHEKPAVERLKDWAGRTTGETLRDLDSIITTGRASSTGGPN; encoded by the exons ATGGCAGGTTATACAGAGGAATGGATGTCTACTGAAGACAGTATGAACTTGTACACTCGGAGATACTTGCCTTCGGGTGAGGGTGCACCCAGGGGAAAGTGGGGCGTGTCAGGCACCAAGGCAGCCATACTTTTTGTCCATGGCTTCATCGAACACGTCGGCAG ATACGAGCATGTCTTCCCTCGCTACTCGAGCGCGGGTATCGCAATACTATCCTATGACCAGAGGGGGTTCGGCCGTAGCGCGCTTGATCCCGCCAATAG GAGCCCTTCGGCCAAGTACGGTAAAACTAGTTGGGCAGAACAGCATTCGGATATCCAGCACATGCTCGGTGTTCTCCGCGAAGGCGTTTCAAACGAGATTCCTATCTTCTTGGTAGGGCATAGTATG GGGGGAGGCCTTGTCTTGTCATTCCCGACCCGTCCTCCGACTGCTCCGTTCATTCCGAAGAGCGAAACGGTCCTTGGCCTCTCAG GTGTAATCGCGACTTCTCCCCTTATTCGTCAAACACACCCGGCGCCTGCATGGCAGGTTGGGGCTGGCGGCCTGGTCAGTAAACTTCCATTCGGTAGCGGTATCAACGTCCCGGCAGAGGTTAAACCCGAG GATCTTAGTCGCGATCCCGCGGTTGGCGCGGCTTATAAAAAGGATCCCTATGTTAAGTTTATGGGAACAACCAAGGGCATATACGATATGATAAATGGG GGCAAGGAACTAGCTGAGCATGACGTAACTAATTGGCCCATTGATTTGCCA TTGCTGGTGGTACACGGGACCGacgacaag CTTTGCTCTTGTCCTGCAGCAGAGAGATTTGTGAAGGAAGCGCCAGCAAAAGACAAGTTATTTGTACCCTTCGag GGCGGATATCACGAACTCCAAAACGAGATAGACGGCATACAGGACAAATTGTTTCAAACGATTTCAAGTTGGATTGATGCACATCTCGCAAAGGCTGCCAAATT CCACAATACCTGTCATTCGCAATACTTCG GTTTGCCCGGCTTTAGG AGCAATATGTCTGACTCGACGCTTGGGTCTCTTGTCGCTACCGTTGCCATCGTGGTGCTCCCACTTGTTTTGCGGACTGTTATCACGCGCATTGCTCGTCTCCGGCATCAAGCAAGCCATAGTGGGCAAGGGAGCGTACAACAGAAGAGCTTCCGCAAAACATCAGCCATTATGCGATTAACCGTAGGACTGTATTGCTTGCTTGCGGTAGGAATGTGGTATACCTCCCAGCCAGACCTCTTCACTCGCTTGAGACTACCAGTCACTGCGACAGGAGACCAAATACGATCTGCTCTCATTACTCAACGCCCACTAGAATTTATTCCGCTAGACCTCCAAAGAGCGTATCAACAAGGGACTCAAAATGGGCTCAATATTCGAAAAGGAATTCGCACCTCGCACCCTTTGTTTACCCCAGAACTCGACCGCACACTTCAACGGATCGAAACCTTTGATATTAGACTGATCTACGGACGCCTCGGACATTCGGTGGTCGCATCATGTGAGTGGTGTACCACCCGAGACGACTACCTCCTGTTCTCCGCCGCTGGGCTCAGCTTGGGCTATATTGCTCTTTTGTCAATTGTTGGAGTCATTACGGAAGCACCAGAGAGGCGAAAAGCTCGGACTTATGCTGTTGCAGCGGTCGCCTTTGCCGCCGGTCTGGATATATTTTTCACAGGGCTTACAAAAGGCTCATTACGGAAAGGGGACAGAGTCCAG CACGTATCCACTGCTCAACAATCCACCATTAAGAACACTCGTTACGCCGGACTAGTTAGAGAAGCAAGCCTTGACTCTTGGGCTAATGTCACATCACGCAAGGTTGATGCGGCCCTTGAAGATGAAGATTTTCAGCATACGTTAGACCGCATTCGACCTCCCCCGCCCGACGCCGACCATGAAAAACCCGCGGTGGAGAGACTGAAGGACTGGGCTGGACGAACGACAGGGGAGACCCTTCGAGATTTGGATTCTATTATTACTACCGGGCGTGCATCATCCACAGGAGGGCCAAATTAG